The following coding sequences lie in one Enterococcus sp. 9E7_DIV0242 genomic window:
- a CDS encoding N-acetylmuramoyl-L-alanine amidase: MVKILLIAGHGAGDPGAVGCGLQEAVETRDVVNRLAPLLRNKGADVTVLNQSIDAFASIQRGSVPFSNGYDYVFEVHFNAAGATAQGTEIFVTNAESATDVEQKIMSKISKFFVNRGVKRTDFSVIWTAKSMGMSSALLEVCFISSKEDIAVYSANRQAIAQAICDGIAEGFGLSSSSTNTSNNDTTNKIEVKLEELNMECIIQKGKSQYYFDGTSIKGLANPDEARAIGTVYKTINNKNITVVIVTDAQFTSLKNLTKRKAL, encoded by the coding sequence ATGGTTAAGATTTTACTGATAGCCGGCCATGGCGCCGGCGATCCTGGTGCGGTTGGATGTGGGTTACAAGAAGCAGTTGAAACTCGTGACGTTGTAAATCGACTAGCACCATTACTGAGAAATAAGGGTGCAGATGTCACAGTGTTAAATCAAAGTATTGATGCTTTTGCCTCGATTCAACGAGGTTCAGTGCCTTTCAGCAACGGCTATGACTATGTATTCGAGGTTCATTTTAATGCTGCAGGTGCAACCGCACAAGGTACAGAAATCTTTGTGACTAACGCGGAGAGTGCAACAGATGTAGAACAGAAAATCATGAGTAAAATAAGCAAGTTTTTTGTCAATCGAGGCGTAAAGCGTACGGATTTTTCAGTAATCTGGACAGCAAAAAGCATGGGAATGAGCAGCGCTTTGCTTGAGGTCTGCTTCATTTCAAGTAAAGAAGATATCGCAGTATATAGTGCTAATCGTCAGGCAATCGCTCAAGCTATCTGTGATGGAATCGCTGAGGGCTTTGGGTTAAGTTCATCATCTACAAATACAAGCAACAATGATACAACAAATAAAATAGAAGTTAAATTGGAGGAATTGAACATGGAATGCATTATTCAAAAAGGAAAGTCTCAGTATTATTTCGACGGAACATCTATCAAAGGGCTTGCGAATCCAGATGAGGCGCGAGCAATCGGCACAGTCTACAAGACTATCAACAATAAGAATATCACTGTAGTAATTGTAACCGATGCACAATTTACTAGCTTGAAGAATTTAACAAAACGGAAAGCATTGTAG
- a CDS encoding holin, which produces MDNILIAATTIAVFVLSLTQLIKTYTGAESKWLPLINLLTGLAIGIAWSLSFDPGNLINFIWGGAVAGLAAGGFYDLGANLLRKDDE; this is translated from the coding sequence ATGGATAATATTTTGATTGCAGCGACAACGATCGCTGTTTTTGTTTTGTCACTTACACAATTGATTAAAACGTACACGGGAGCTGAGAGTAAATGGCTACCGTTGATTAATTTGCTCACTGGGCTAGCCATTGGCATTGCTTGGAGCTTGTCATTTGATCCAGGAAACCTAATCAATTTTATTTGGGGCGGAGCAGTGGCCGGACTTGCTGCAGGAGGTTTTTATGATTTGGGCGCAAATCTCTTAAGAAAGGATGATGAGTGA
- a CDS encoding phage tail spike protein yields MNENVRIAVRDSLDRQNLTFLDNSATGTLHYTNDTLNRFVEGDASVLTLDIAKTHEDVQYLTCGNKLAFIWKNKDYWMNIIDVEENEYQLTVIAFSLSLELNNETRGEYNSDGAMSIEQYIRKFDPERTLTIGLNEVSDKKISYEWTGTQTVLARLYSIANVFSAEFEFVTKLNDDYSLNSITLNIYRKHSDTSQGIGENKTNVTLRFGKEIKTITRKENIKEIYTGIRPRGKDGLNLVGYIKKEYDKNNLLEYYTDGDLIRAPQARDRFPSFAAQTTDMYITYDWETEYSTQEALYGAALAELKKHSVPELEFEVEGYFDTNVGDTLTIENDKYKPMLIIEARVTEQVESFTDPSKNKTTFSNFKEIGSQIDSSLLAKVQQLIDANKKYEYQMISDNGTVFKNGEGQTTLKARVLDGVEDITNSLYVVWYKDGQHLVDAQSITVKAADINEKAVYRYIATNVSGSNSGGFEVTVTNVSDGEAGAKGDKGDKGDRGDQGAPGEPGADGTTTYTWIKYADTATGTGLSDNPAGKKYIGLAHNKPVAQESTNPADYTWAEFKGDDGTDGAAGKGIKATAIAYAISTSGTTTPTSGWQTTVPSVPENQFLWTRVIQTYTDNTTTTAYSVGKMGAQGPQGEDGANGINGSGQLLFNPNWENYDSSGNTSTMGWTYNAYAKRLAAESDNPTLPIMRVGEGSTASRYIRSVNIPVVPDTYIRIQGEARFSAIVNTGYFSVVRFYEAGKAAENETQLTGANSYFQLNGVSNGSLVKDVVTTPASNTTVANVWTPFTHTIKVPAGVSNMKWFAWNGQTVATAYTDFRGVSITTYKEGEKGDPSIIYSDAEPDPKVKDMMWQKPGEPLKRWNGATWVIHQFMADNIFATNLTVIDGKFEKLEGTEIHGSLFKNTFSGYGAIQDAMSGYTQIEGATVESRYTGDNTGLEGYWSLTPTGYSMGMKQKNGNSNGIDLYYDRLVLRQNSDYVVLDYATMRDSGWITIPWARTGVSGTLQYRYYLGTFTCRLIDFVFNGTTPGGSPLARIPSSVFVPTSAQMHLIPLWNNSGTTDTIQVNLDGAIYKVSNNGGTTMARASFVVF; encoded by the coding sequence ATGAATGAGAATGTAAGAATCGCGGTTCGTGACTCTTTAGATCGGCAAAACCTCACATTTCTGGATAACTCAGCAACAGGCACACTTCATTATACAAATGACACACTTAACCGTTTTGTTGAGGGCGATGCTAGTGTCCTAACGCTTGATATAGCAAAGACTCATGAGGATGTGCAATATTTGACGTGTGGCAATAAGCTTGCGTTTATCTGGAAGAATAAAGACTATTGGATGAACATTATCGATGTAGAAGAAAATGAGTATCAGCTCACTGTTATCGCTTTTAGTCTTTCGCTTGAGTTGAACAATGAAACTCGCGGAGAGTATAACAGCGATGGCGCAATGAGTATTGAACAGTATATCAGAAAATTTGATCCAGAAAGAACTTTGACTATCGGACTTAACGAAGTATCAGATAAGAAAATTTCATATGAATGGACCGGCACTCAGACCGTGCTTGCTCGTCTCTATTCGATCGCTAACGTATTCAGTGCAGAATTTGAGTTTGTTACTAAGCTAAATGACGACTACAGCTTAAACAGTATTACATTGAATATCTATCGTAAGCATTCAGATACAAGCCAAGGTATCGGAGAGAACAAAACGAATGTGACATTGAGGTTTGGCAAAGAAATCAAGACGATCACACGGAAAGAGAATATCAAGGAAATCTATACAGGTATTCGTCCACGTGGGAAAGATGGTTTAAATTTAGTCGGTTATATAAAAAAGGAATACGATAAGAACAACTTGTTAGAGTATTACACCGATGGGGATTTGATCAGAGCGCCACAGGCTCGTGATCGCTTCCCTTCTTTCGCCGCTCAAACAACCGATATGTACATTACTTACGATTGGGAAACGGAGTACAGCACACAGGAAGCTTTATACGGGGCTGCACTTGCTGAACTGAAAAAGCATAGTGTGCCGGAACTAGAATTTGAGGTAGAGGGTTATTTTGATACGAACGTAGGCGATACCCTAACGATTGAAAATGATAAGTATAAGCCTATGCTGATTATCGAAGCACGTGTGACTGAACAGGTTGAATCGTTTACCGATCCATCGAAGAACAAAACAACATTTTCGAATTTTAAAGAAATCGGCAGTCAGATAGATTCTTCATTGCTTGCTAAAGTTCAACAGCTGATTGATGCCAATAAGAAATATGAATATCAGATGATTAGCGACAATGGCACAGTATTTAAAAACGGAGAAGGGCAGACAACTTTAAAAGCTCGTGTTCTGGACGGTGTAGAAGACATTACAAACAGCCTATATGTTGTTTGGTACAAAGACGGTCAACACCTCGTTGATGCTCAGAGTATTACCGTCAAAGCAGCAGATATCAATGAGAAAGCTGTATACCGGTATATTGCTACAAACGTTTCAGGCTCAAACAGCGGAGGCTTTGAGGTCACTGTCACGAATGTTTCAGATGGAGAAGCCGGAGCCAAAGGAGACAAGGGCGATAAAGGCGACAGAGGAGATCAAGGGGCGCCGGGAGAACCAGGGGCAGACGGAACAACAACATATACATGGATAAAGTACGCCGATACTGCAACGGGAACCGGATTATCTGACAATCCGGCCGGAAAGAAATACATCGGATTGGCTCACAATAAACCTGTAGCGCAAGAAAGTACAAACCCTGCCGATTACACTTGGGCTGAGTTCAAAGGCGATGACGGAACGGACGGAGCAGCAGGCAAAGGGATTAAAGCAACAGCTATAGCATACGCAATAAGCACAAGCGGAACCACTACGCCGACGAGCGGATGGCAAACGACAGTACCGAGCGTTCCAGAGAATCAATTCTTATGGACTAGAGTTATTCAGACATACACTGACAATACGACAACAACGGCGTACAGTGTTGGTAAAATGGGCGCTCAAGGTCCGCAAGGCGAGGACGGGGCAAACGGTATCAATGGTTCAGGGCAACTGCTGTTTAATCCAAACTGGGAGAACTACGATAGCTCTGGAAACACATCGACGATGGGATGGACTTACAACGCTTACGCCAAACGGTTAGCAGCGGAATCTGATAATCCAACATTACCAATCATGAGAGTAGGAGAAGGAAGTACAGCGTCAAGATACATTCGAAGTGTAAACATTCCTGTAGTTCCAGACACTTATATCAGGATTCAAGGAGAAGCCAGATTTAGCGCTATAGTTAACACTGGATATTTTTCTGTAGTTAGATTTTACGAAGCTGGAAAGGCTGCTGAGAACGAAACTCAGCTTACCGGAGCAAACAGTTATTTTCAACTTAATGGCGTTTCAAACGGTTCACTCGTTAAGGATGTGGTAACTACACCTGCATCAAATACAACAGTTGCGAACGTTTGGACACCTTTTACTCACACCATCAAAGTTCCTGCAGGTGTCTCTAATATGAAATGGTTTGCTTGGAACGGACAAACAGTCGCGACAGCATATACAGATTTCAGGGGAGTATCAATAACTACGTACAAAGAAGGCGAGAAAGGCGACCCCAGCATAATATATTCTGATGCTGAACCAGATCCAAAAGTTAAAGATATGATGTGGCAAAAGCCTGGCGAACCTTTAAAAAGATGGAATGGCGCAACATGGGTTATACATCAGTTTATGGCAGATAATATCTTTGCAACAAACTTGACTGTTATAGATGGGAAATTTGAAAAGCTTGAGGGTACTGAAATTCACGGTTCATTGTTTAAAAACACATTTAGTGGTTACGGCGCTATTCAAGATGCAATGAGTGGTTACACTCAAATCGAAGGGGCAACAGTAGAGTCACGATACACTGGCGATAACACAGGATTAGAAGGATATTGGAGTCTGACGCCGACCGGCTACAGTATGGGGATGAAACAAAAAAACGGGAATTCGAATGGAATAGATTTATACTATGACCGTTTAGTTTTAAGGCAAAACTCAGATTATGTAGTTTTAGATTATGCTACTATGCGCGATTCTGGCTGGATCACTATCCCGTGGGCACGAACAGGAGTAAGTGGCACACTGCAGTATCGTTACTATTTAGGAACATTCACTTGTCGTTTAATTGATTTTGTGTTCAACGGAACAACGCCGGGCGGTTCTCCATTAGCCCGTATTCCTTCGAGCGTATTTGTGCCAACGTCAGCCCAAATGCATCTTATTCCACTTTGGAACAATAGCGGAACAACAGATACTATTCAAGTTAATTTGGATGGTGCAATTTATAAAGTTTCAAACAACGGAGGAACTACGATGGCACGGGCTTCGTTCGTTGTATTTTAA
- a CDS encoding distal tail protein Dit yields MVKFVSLKKTLSVVFDGHELADYLIVAPGFDRGIGSSRDINLQKLGERRGKEFLSVTNDESSISMPFSLVDNVLEKRRELARILDVDEPKKLVFGDEPDKYYLAIPSDDVPFSDSKYYGSGTITWLVPDAAAHSTAIKQFPLTKTADGIYEFEIDNQGSESVPITYRLKNTKENGYVGIVSEYGAMQFGKIDEADGVDYQQSEKLISTTSFSSYENYTGTNPQDSNKKTGGTLTQSTIDGRNILRLGSGGSATSGWKGGMKMIDVPADSEGKIGAKNFYCYFNSWFETGLMGQTGCVNVSFFTADLKLICSYIIEKTDASGNSAGVLFQIGGDRPAVYKHINFTPSYLNSQNQFNNARGHTDLIKTNDTVEMYWFGSRIGASSPSIKDMECAKIGIYIGQTYSRNTNESSQFVTRCYLRELNFSKMNVDKWRDVPNRYSTNTEVVIDGNETKMYVDGVESLADEVKGTQYFKAQPGKTKVQVYVSDFSELDLSACTAEIREAWI; encoded by the coding sequence ATGGTAAAGTTTGTATCACTGAAAAAAACTTTGTCAGTAGTATTCGACGGTCACGAACTGGCAGATTATTTAATCGTTGCGCCGGGCTTTGATCGAGGGATAGGCTCAAGTCGTGACATTAATTTGCAGAAATTAGGAGAAAGAAGAGGGAAAGAGTTTTTGTCAGTTACTAATGACGAAAGCTCTATTTCTATGCCTTTTTCTTTAGTGGATAATGTGCTTGAAAAACGCAGAGAATTAGCAAGAATTCTTGACGTTGATGAACCGAAAAAATTAGTTTTCGGAGATGAACCTGACAAATATTATTTAGCGATTCCTTCGGATGATGTTCCTTTTTCTGATAGTAAGTATTATGGAAGTGGCACAATCACATGGCTAGTTCCGGATGCTGCAGCACACTCAACTGCAATAAAACAGTTTCCTCTTACAAAGACTGCAGACGGTATTTATGAGTTCGAGATTGACAATCAAGGTTCAGAGAGTGTGCCTATCACTTATAGATTGAAGAATACGAAAGAAAACGGCTATGTTGGCATTGTCAGCGAGTATGGAGCAATGCAGTTCGGAAAAATTGACGAAGCGGACGGGGTAGACTATCAACAAAGTGAAAAGTTAATCAGTACTACATCGTTCAGTTCTTACGAAAACTATACTGGCACAAATCCACAAGATAGTAATAAAAAAACTGGTGGAACATTAACTCAAAGCACAATCGATGGCCGCAATATTTTGCGGTTAGGTAGTGGGGGTTCTGCTACATCTGGATGGAAAGGCGGAATGAAAATGATTGATGTTCCTGCCGATTCAGAGGGGAAAATAGGAGCGAAAAATTTCTACTGCTATTTCAATTCTTGGTTTGAAACGGGATTAATGGGCCAGACAGGTTGTGTGAATGTCAGTTTCTTTACTGCAGACTTGAAATTGATTTGTTCGTATATCATTGAGAAGACGGACGCATCCGGGAATAGCGCTGGTGTTCTTTTCCAGATTGGTGGAGATAGACCAGCAGTCTATAAGCATATTAATTTCACACCTAGCTATCTTAATAGTCAAAATCAATTCAACAATGCGAGAGGTCATACGGATTTAATTAAAACAAATGATACTGTAGAAATGTATTGGTTTGGCTCTCGTATTGGTGCTAGTTCACCAAGTATAAAAGATATGGAATGTGCCAAAATAGGTATTTACATCGGGCAAACTTATAGTAGAAATACTAATGAATCCAGCCAGTTTGTTACACGCTGCTACTTAAGAGAATTAAATTTCTCGAAAATGAACGTCGACAAATGGCGAGATGTACCGAATCGATACTCAACAAACACAGAGGTAGTAATTGATGGGAATGAAACAAAAATGTATGTTGATGGCGTTGAGTCGCTAGCCGATGAAGTGAAAGGAACTCAATACTTTAAGGCGCAACCAGGCAAAACAAAAGTACAGGTTTATGTATCAGATTTTAGTGAGTTGGACTTGTCAGCGTGTACGGCTGAAATTAGGGAGGCATGGATTTAA
- a CDS encoding phage tail protein, whose amino-acid sequence MATELGKAYVQIVPSARGLSGALRGQLDPEAESAGQSAGLKIGTGLKVAAVAAVAAVGATLGKVISSSLSEGANLQQSLGGIETLFKGSADKVIKYADEAYRTAGLSANDYMESVTSFSASLLQSMGGDTEAAADKANMALIDMSDNANKMGTSMQDIQNAYQGFAKQNYTMLDNLKLGYGGTKTEMERLLADAEKLTGIKYDINNLADVYDAIHAVQEELDITGTTAKEAAETFSGSFAAMKSAFSNVLGNLALGRDITPSLQALAETTSTFLLGNFFPMVGNILSTLPSAIGTFISASAPMIGEAFDSLLASLNIDIPIFDTIETALKKVGLVIETFKTWTNLFDNTKGSVFDLRDSFTELMPMSLYADIADLAYEFGEMVMKFQEGMATVASDLASLGASIVSGLGNAFATIAPVFISSFGKILSQIPGLLSTVITSITPIVDMIGEAITRLDFSGIQAFAEVVIPAVTAAFETMMTIVRPAIDQLIESFVNMWNAAQPFISALAELLMPVLQIVSSFLGGVFKGVLMGVSAVFDMIAVAVQFLTPVVQFLVGVFQACLPVFQTIAEWVGVVIGLFANLGSVGSGLSGMLSSAWTNIQSAISTAGTIISGVINGIKTFFSSLGSAGSVLSGLISNIWGVIQSVISAAGSVIQGVLTAVGSGFSGMGSVVSSVGSQVQGVINSIKNVFNSLRNIDISGAGKAIMDGFLGGLKGAWGAVTDFVGGIADWIAKNKGPISYDKKLLIPAGNAIMAGLNKGLQEEFKVVKSTVSSMADELGDSFNVTDGFASFGDIDTQRSIMHDISKGFERDKASLIDDKVDKQPIEIKVPVYLYPGATKEIGYATAPHVLEANKNREYIVNAVRGGA is encoded by the coding sequence ATGGCAACAGAACTAGGAAAAGCATATGTCCAGATAGTACCCTCAGCTCGTGGCTTGTCAGGAGCGCTTAGGGGTCAACTTGATCCAGAGGCAGAATCAGCAGGACAATCAGCTGGCTTAAAAATAGGTACTGGTTTGAAAGTTGCTGCCGTCGCTGCTGTCGCCGCAGTAGGTGCAACTTTAGGGAAGGTCATTTCTTCATCACTTTCAGAAGGGGCCAACCTCCAACAATCGCTTGGTGGTATTGAAACGCTGTTTAAAGGTAGTGCTGATAAAGTTATCAAATATGCAGATGAAGCATACCGTACTGCAGGCCTATCAGCTAATGACTACATGGAGAGCGTGACCAGCTTCTCAGCAAGTTTGTTACAGTCTATGGGCGGAGACACAGAAGCTGCAGCAGACAAAGCAAACATGGCGTTAATCGATATGTCAGATAACGCAAATAAAATGGGAACGAGTATGCAAGATATACAAAACGCTTATCAAGGATTTGCAAAGCAAAACTATACAATGCTTGATAACTTGAAACTTGGTTACGGTGGTACTAAAACCGAGATGGAAAGATTACTGGCGGATGCTGAAAAGCTAACCGGTATAAAGTACGATATTAACAACCTTGCGGACGTGTACGATGCGATTCATGCCGTTCAGGAAGAACTCGATATAACAGGAACAACAGCCAAAGAAGCAGCAGAAACATTCAGTGGTTCCTTTGCAGCAATGAAATCAGCATTCTCTAACGTATTGGGTAACTTGGCACTAGGAAGAGACATAACACCTTCTTTGCAAGCTTTAGCAGAAACAACCTCTACTTTTCTACTTGGAAATTTCTTTCCGATGGTAGGGAACATACTATCTACATTACCTAGTGCAATTGGTACTTTTATATCAGCGTCAGCCCCGATGATTGGGGAAGCATTTGACAGTCTATTAGCTAGTTTAAATATTGATATACCTATCTTTGACACGATAGAAACCGCACTAAAAAAAGTAGGTCTAGTTATAGAAACGTTTAAGACTTGGACAAATTTGTTCGACAATACAAAAGGAAGCGTGTTTGATTTAAGAGATTCATTTACGGAATTAATGCCTATGTCATTATATGCTGATATAGCAGATTTAGCGTATGAATTTGGAGAAATGGTCATGAAATTCCAAGAGGGCATGGCTACTGTTGCGTCTGATTTGGCAAGCTTGGGGGCTTCAATTGTTTCAGGGTTGGGCAATGCCTTTGCAACAATAGCCCCTGTTTTTATAAGTAGTTTCGGGAAAATATTGTCACAAATACCGGGATTATTAAGTACAGTAATAACTTCCATAACTCCTATTGTTGATATGATAGGCGAAGCAATTACAAGGCTGGATTTTAGCGGTATACAGGCATTTGCAGAAGTAGTAATACCAGCTGTAACTGCCGCATTTGAAACGATGATGACGATTGTGCGACCTGCAATTGATCAACTCATAGAATCATTTGTTAATATGTGGAACGCGGCACAACCATTCATTTCTGCGCTTGCTGAGCTATTAATGCCTGTATTGCAGATAGTGTCTTCATTCTTGGGTGGAGTGTTTAAAGGGGTGCTAATGGGTGTCTCAGCGGTATTTGATATGATTGCTGTTGCAGTTCAGTTCCTTACTCCGGTCGTACAATTCTTGGTAGGTGTGTTTCAAGCTTGCTTACCTGTCTTTCAAACGATTGCGGAATGGGTCGGTGTTGTTATCGGTCTTTTTGCTAATCTAGGATCGGTCGGGAGTGGTTTGAGCGGGATGTTATCAAGCGCTTGGACCAACATACAATCAGCTATATCTACAGCAGGAACAATTATTTCTGGTGTAATCAACGGGATTAAAACTTTCTTTAGCTCGCTTGGAAGTGCAGGCAGTGTATTAAGCGGTCTCATTTCAAATATTTGGGGCGTTATTCAATCAGTCATTTCGGCTGCCGGAAGCGTAATACAGGGAGTTCTAACTGCTGTCGGAAGTGGATTTTCAGGTATGGGAAGCGTGGTATCTAGCGTAGGCTCTCAAGTGCAAGGAGTAATCAATAGTATAAAGAATGTATTTAACAGCTTGAGAAATATAGATATCAGTGGTGCAGGTAAAGCAATCATGGATGGGTTCCTAGGCGGACTGAAAGGCGCTTGGGGAGCTGTTACTGATTTTGTCGGTGGGATTGCTGACTGGATTGCGAAAAATAAAGGTCCTATATCCTATGATAAAAAATTGTTGATTCCTGCTGGTAATGCAATAATGGCCGGATTAAACAAAGGACTACAAGAAGAGTTTAAGGTAGTCAAATCAACCGTATCAAGCATGGCAGACGAGCTAGGAGATAGCTTTAATGTAACGGATGGTTTCGCTTCTTTTGGAGATATAGACACACAAAGAAGTATCATGCATGATATTTCAAAAGGATTTGAAAGAGACAAAGCTTCTCTAATTGATGACAAAGTAGACAAGCAGCCGATAGAAATTAAAGTGCCTGTATATCTTTATCCGGGAGCGACAAAAGAAATCGGCTACGCTACAGCGCCGCACGTTTTAGAAGCGAACAAAAACAGAGAGTATATTGTTAATGCAGTGAGAGGTGGGGCTTAA
- a CDS encoding DUF5361 domain-containing protein — MIRFDDEALICDLAETYNIYDYRQLPPTRVAVFSCGLRDDSRIKMKMMDQAVPLETTLLAGINDRLSMILWSQTKDGQKGKNKPKFILDSLSGKPPVKKDEVVFNSSEEFEEVRRKLLEGID, encoded by the coding sequence ATGATACGTTTTGATGACGAGGCATTAATTTGCGACCTTGCAGAAACGTATAATATTTACGATTATAGACAGCTGCCACCAACAAGGGTAGCTGTTTTTTCTTGTGGTTTGAGGGATGATTCCCGAATCAAAATGAAAATGATGGATCAAGCTGTTCCCTTAGAAACAACTTTATTGGCCGGAATAAATGATCGGTTAAGCATGATTTTATGGTCACAAACAAAAGACGGTCAAAAAGGGAAAAACAAACCAAAATTCATTTTAGATTCACTTAGTGGGAAACCACCAGTCAAAAAAGATGAAGTCGTATTTAACTCTAGCGAGGAGTTCGAAGAGGTAAGAAGAAAATTATTGGAAGGTATAGATTAG